TGAGCTCATTTATCCCAAGCCATTATTGATTGttcacggtgcctggcacaccaCAGCTACTTACATGTTTGTTGGGAACGTCAAGGGATGAATGGCATGCTCTGCCAATCATTGACAGTATATAAAGGTCCAAGGCTAGTAGCAGACACACAGTTCACCACATCCTCTCGCAACCCACGTGAATTCTCTTCTCTTGACAACAACATGTGTTGCAACTACGGCAGCTCCTGTGGCTATGGCTGTGGATATGGCCCCTCTTATGGCTGTGGTTATGGAACAGGCTATGGCTGTGGCTATGGTAGGGGATGTGGCTGTGGATACGGCTCCTGGTACGGCTGTGGCTCTGGCTGTGGATATGGCTCAGGATATGGCTGTGGCTATGGCTCCTGCTGTGGCTATGGCACCAGAtatggctgtggctgtggctatGGCTCTGGTTGCTGTGGCTACCAGCCATTTTGCTATAGAAGATGTTATTCTTCTTACTGCTAGAACATCACTGTCCACATTTGCTTCTGAAATGACACACCTTAATAGAGGGCTGAGTCAAGGATCCATACCCCAAgatttctatattcaagaaattGTATGCTTCACAGAGGCTTTGACCACTGGTCAGCTATTGTAGGATGGCATCTTGCGGCTGTGTAGCATCATCttactttttttcatatattggTCTTTACTTCCTTAATCTGGATTCTGCATTGTGACCGTGGCAATAATCCTAACATCCCGCAGGTGGGCAAATCCTTTATTCTCAATAAAATGGTTCTTTACTTCTAACACGTCTCTGTGTTCTTGCTTGTGAATTACTCCTTTTTTCAGGTGTTATGGCTTCTCTTGAAAATTGGGCTGACAGTGTTTCATGAACCTGGGGCTCTTCCTTGATATAATACAAGCATTTCTACTCATACATGAATCAGAGAAAATGTCTTCTTCACCTGTTTCTCATATTCCTCTTGCTAAGGTCCTCATAACCCAACACAAATCACATAGTATTTCAGAACTGTCACCTGGATATCACAGTGTATCTAGAATGGA
The Panthera tigris isolate Pti1 chromosome C2, P.tigris_Pti1_mat1.1, whole genome shotgun sequence genome window above contains:
- the LOC122241996 gene encoding keratin-associated protein 6-2-like, giving the protein MCCNYGSSCGYGCGYGPSYGCGYGTGYGCGYGRGCGCGYGSWYGCGSGCGYGSGYGCGYGSCCGYGTRYGCGCGYGSGCCGYQPFCYRRCYSSYC